Proteins co-encoded in one Paraburkholderia terrae genomic window:
- a CDS encoding LysR family transcriptional regulator ArgP, giving the protein MLDYALLDALAAVVRHGSFDRAAAALNVTPSAVSQRVKLLEERVGSVLVKRGQPCTATRSGALLCRHTERVLLLEAELNGRMPELPGALLEPWPTLRVAVNDDSVGTWFIDAVADFCAERGMLLDLVIDDQDHTAQRIRDGSVQGAVTTQSEPVQGCRSTRLGRMRYRAVCTPAFYERYFNEGISRDTLRGAPCVDFNPKDQLQKRFVHKITRGEIDAPTHWIPHVSGFLRACATGMGWGMCPERMIAAQLESGELIDMAPGKHLDVDLYWQSWRLSIGWLDDFGAALRKRSAEFLD; this is encoded by the coding sequence ATGCTCGATTATGCTTTGCTGGATGCGCTCGCGGCTGTCGTGCGACATGGCTCGTTCGACCGCGCGGCTGCGGCGCTGAATGTGACGCCTTCCGCCGTGTCGCAGCGGGTGAAACTGCTGGAGGAGCGCGTCGGCAGCGTGCTCGTCAAACGCGGGCAGCCTTGCACGGCGACGCGTTCGGGCGCGCTGTTGTGCCGGCATACGGAGCGTGTGCTATTGCTGGAAGCGGAACTCAACGGGCGCATGCCTGAGTTGCCCGGCGCGCTGCTCGAACCGTGGCCGACCTTGCGCGTCGCGGTGAACGACGACAGCGTCGGTACATGGTTCATCGATGCGGTTGCAGACTTTTGCGCGGAGCGCGGCATGCTGCTCGATCTGGTGATCGACGATCAGGACCATACGGCGCAGCGGATTCGCGACGGCAGCGTGCAGGGCGCGGTGACGACGCAATCGGAGCCGGTGCAGGGCTGCCGCTCGACGCGTTTGGGGCGCATGCGTTACCGCGCCGTCTGCACGCCGGCGTTCTACGAGCGCTATTTCAACGAAGGCATCAGTCGCGACACGCTGCGCGGTGCGCCGTGCGTCGATTTCAATCCGAAAGATCAGCTGCAAAAGCGCTTCGTACACAAGATCACGCGTGGCGAAATCGATGCGCCGACGCACTGGATTCCGCACGTATCCGGCTTCTTGCGCGCGTGCGCGACGGGGATGGGTTGGGGCATGTGCCCGGAGCGGATGATCGCCGCGCAACTGGAAAGCGGCGAACTGATCGACATGGCGCCGGGCAAGCATCTCGACGTCGATCTGTATTGGCAGAGCTGGCGGCTGTCGATCGGTTGGCTCGACGACTTCGGGGCCGCGTTGCGCAAGCGGTCCGCCGAGTTTCTCGACTGA
- a CDS encoding LysE/ArgO family amino acid transporter translates to MNWLAFSHGAALCASLIVTIGAQNAFVLRQGIMRSHIGKIVLLCTLSDMLLIGAGVGGASVLVERYPTFIHALLYVGLAYLAWFGISALVRAVRPGHATLDADAKADTAPPAQRALPIVLMTLAFTWLNPHVYLDTFLLIGTAGAREAQGSRAAFAVGAMAVSAIWFVALGYGARALAPLFKRATAWRVLDGAIGSMVLLLAVTQLR, encoded by the coding sequence ATGAACTGGCTGGCTTTTTCGCATGGCGCCGCGTTGTGCGCCTCGTTGATCGTCACTATCGGCGCGCAAAACGCGTTCGTGCTCCGTCAAGGCATCATGCGCTCGCATATCGGCAAGATCGTGCTGCTGTGTACGCTGTCCGATATGCTGCTGATCGGCGCGGGTGTCGGTGGCGCGTCGGTGCTCGTCGAGCGCTATCCGACCTTCATCCACGCGCTGCTGTACGTGGGTCTCGCGTATCTCGCGTGGTTCGGCATCAGCGCGCTGGTACGCGCGGTGCGCCCCGGCCATGCCACCCTCGACGCCGATGCGAAAGCCGACACCGCACCGCCCGCGCAACGCGCGCTGCCCATCGTGCTGATGACGCTCGCGTTCACGTGGCTCAATCCGCACGTGTATCTGGACACTTTCCTGTTGATTGGCACGGCAGGTGCGCGTGAAGCGCAAGGCTCGCGCGCCGCCTTCGCGGTCGGCGCAATGGCCGTCAGCGCGATCTGGTTCGTCGCACTGGGCTACGGAGCGCGCGCGCTTGCGCCGCTGTTCAAACGCGCTACCGCCTGGCGCGTGCTGGATGGCGCAATCGGCAGCATGGTGTTGCTGCTGGCCGTCACGCAGTTGCGCTGA
- the pelG gene encoding exopolysaccharide Pel transporter PelG has protein sequence MAGIGFELRKILKRQTLFGVARAYAYAGLISSGPLILSIFGILIIGVMSLAFVIPKYAIVQFQVSVTYLIACSLILTGPLQLSFTRFISDRIFEKRDDLVLSNYNGVVLVSTAASGVLGVLAVAFGFQGEPLMYRLLMVAGFVVVSNIWIAVIFLSSVKQYRQILFVFAIGYGCTVAFALMLNTHGLSGLLGGFVAGHVVLLAGLSGLIYRNYRSPRFISFEVFQKRFAYPSLAMVGFLFNLGVWLDKFMFWYAPGTGSKVIGPLHASVIYDIPVFIAYVCVMPGMATFLVRIEADFVEYYDRFYDAVRSGATLRHINDMRDMMVGSVRAGLYEIVKIQAVVLLLILAFGHLVLDALGISSLYMPLMMVDVIAASLQVLLLGLLNVFFYLDARRTVLRLCLAFVLLNGILTGITLYMQPDYYGYGFALTLLILVAAAVQLLDRKFSKLEYETYMLRN, from the coding sequence ATGGCTGGCATTGGTTTCGAGCTTCGCAAGATCCTCAAGCGGCAGACGCTGTTCGGCGTCGCGCGCGCTTACGCGTATGCGGGGCTGATCAGCTCCGGTCCGCTGATCCTGTCGATCTTCGGCATTCTGATCATCGGTGTGATGAGCCTCGCGTTCGTGATACCGAAGTACGCGATCGTGCAGTTCCAGGTGTCGGTGACTTATCTGATTGCGTGCAGTCTGATCCTCACGGGGCCGCTGCAACTGTCTTTCACACGCTTCATTTCCGACCGGATCTTCGAGAAGCGCGATGACCTCGTGCTGTCGAACTACAACGGCGTCGTGCTGGTTTCAACGGCGGCCTCGGGCGTGCTCGGCGTGCTTGCCGTCGCGTTCGGCTTTCAGGGCGAGCCGCTGATGTATCGGTTGCTGATGGTGGCGGGCTTCGTCGTCGTCAGCAACATCTGGATCGCGGTGATCTTCCTGTCGAGCGTGAAGCAGTACCGGCAGATTCTCTTTGTGTTCGCGATCGGCTATGGCTGTACCGTCGCGTTCGCGCTGATGCTCAATACGCACGGGCTGTCGGGTTTGCTCGGTGGCTTCGTCGCCGGGCATGTCGTGCTGCTCGCGGGTTTGTCGGGGCTCATCTATCGCAACTATCGCAGCCCGCGCTTCATCTCGTTCGAGGTGTTCCAGAAGCGCTTCGCCTATCCGAGCCTGGCGATGGTCGGGTTTTTGTTCAACCTCGGCGTGTGGCTCGACAAGTTCATGTTCTGGTATGCGCCGGGCACGGGATCGAAGGTGATCGGGCCGCTGCATGCGTCCGTCATTTACGACATTCCCGTTTTCATCGCCTACGTGTGCGTGATGCCGGGCATGGCGACATTCCTTGTACGCATCGAAGCCGATTTCGTCGAATACTACGACCGCTTCTATGACGCCGTGCGCAGCGGCGCAACGCTGCGCCATATCAACGACATGCGCGACATGATGGTCGGCAGCGTGCGCGCGGGCCTGTATGAGATCGTGAAGATTCAAGCCGTCGTGCTGCTGCTGATTCTCGCGTTCGGGCACCTGGTGCTCGATGCGCTCGGCATTTCGTCGCTGTATATGCCGCTGATGATGGTCGACGTGATCGCCGCGAGCCTGCAGGTGTTGCTGCTCGGTTTGCTGAACGTGTTCTTCTATCTCGACGCGAGGCGCACCGTGTTGCGTCTGTGTCTTGCGTTCGTGCTGTTGAACGGTATCCTGACGGGTATTACGCTGTACATGCAGCCGGATTATTATGGTTATGGCTTCGCGCTGACGCTGCTGATTCTCGTCGCTGCCGCCGTGCAACTGCTGGATCGCAAGTTCAGCAAGCTCGAATACGAAACTTATATGCTGCGCAACTGA
- the pelF gene encoding GT4 family glycosyltransferase PelF, whose amino-acid sequence MKPSLLRRAADADVCLLLEGTFPYVRGGVSSWVNEMLRSYPEIRFAIAFIGSREEDYKAAAYALPDNVVHFEAHYLYESSGADDQAAREIPGDAQAFAQSAALHEAWRNGGEVDAGAMMADMVQLIGDKAPLSEEQFLTSRAAWDFIVDQYHRYCTDPSFTDYFWTVRIMHKPLWQLARVAEQLPPAKVYHTVSTGYAGFLGALLHYRTGRPLLVSEHGIYTKERKIDLLQSQWIRDNRGAFERDISKISYFRELWVRFFEALGKLAYDAADDIVALYEANRQRQITDGAQAARTRNIPNGVDVDGLAPLVEKRTVRPRNVVALIGRVVPIKDIKTYIRALFIASRAMPDIEGWIVGPEEEDPSYAQECRALAESLGLANNVKFLGFQRIDEILPKVDVLALTSISEALPLVVLEGFAAGIPSITTDVGSCRQLIEGYGDEDRALGAAGSVVPIANPAAFAQAVLDLLGDEPRWLAAQQAGLARVRRFYTKAQMIDQYRVLYQRLMVAPSQVKAAEGKQGGGCPMHAGRAAAAQSTQTEGVR is encoded by the coding sequence ATGAAACCGTCACTGTTGCGCCGCGCTGCGGACGCCGATGTCTGCCTGCTGCTCGAAGGCACGTTCCCGTATGTGCGCGGCGGCGTGTCGAGCTGGGTCAACGAAATGCTCCGCTCGTATCCGGAGATCCGCTTTGCGATCGCCTTCATTGGTAGCCGCGAAGAGGACTACAAGGCGGCTGCCTATGCGCTGCCCGACAACGTCGTACACTTCGAGGCGCACTATCTGTACGAGAGCTCCGGTGCGGACGACCAGGCAGCGCGCGAAATTCCCGGCGATGCGCAGGCGTTCGCGCAATCGGCGGCGCTGCACGAAGCCTGGCGCAACGGCGGCGAAGTCGATGCCGGCGCGATGATGGCCGACATGGTGCAACTGATCGGCGACAAGGCGCCGCTCAGCGAGGAACAGTTCCTGACGAGCCGCGCGGCGTGGGACTTTATCGTCGATCAGTATCATCGCTACTGCACGGACCCGTCGTTCACCGATTACTTCTGGACCGTGCGCATCATGCACAAGCCGCTGTGGCAGCTTGCGCGCGTCGCCGAGCAATTGCCGCCCGCGAAGGTCTATCACACGGTATCGACGGGTTATGCGGGCTTTCTGGGCGCCTTGCTGCACTACCGGACGGGCCGGCCGCTGCTCGTGTCCGAGCACGGTATCTATACCAAAGAGCGCAAGATCGATCTGCTGCAAAGCCAATGGATTCGCGACAACCGTGGCGCGTTCGAGCGCGATATTTCGAAGATCAGCTATTTCCGCGAACTGTGGGTGCGCTTCTTCGAAGCGCTCGGCAAGCTCGCCTATGACGCCGCCGACGATATCGTCGCGCTGTACGAAGCGAACCGTCAGCGGCAGATCACGGACGGCGCGCAAGCCGCGCGCACGCGCAACATTCCGAACGGCGTGGACGTCGACGGTCTCGCGCCGCTCGTCGAGAAGCGCACTGTGCGGCCGCGTAACGTGGTCGCGCTGATTGGCCGCGTGGTGCCGATCAAGGACATCAAGACTTACATTCGCGCGCTGTTCATCGCATCGCGCGCGATGCCGGATATCGAAGGATGGATCGTCGGGCCTGAAGAAGAAGATCCGTCGTACGCTCAGGAATGCCGTGCGCTTGCGGAAAGCCTGGGCCTTGCGAATAACGTGAAGTTTCTCGGCTTTCAGCGCATCGACGAGATTCTGCCGAAGGTCGACGTGCTCGCGCTGACGTCGATCAGCGAGGCTTTGCCGCTCGTCGTGCTGGAAGGTTTCGCAGCGGGCATCCCGTCGATCACGACAGATGTGGGTTCGTGCCGGCAGCTGATCGAAGGCTACGGCGACGAGGACCGCGCATTGGGCGCGGCGGGCAGCGTGGTGCCGATCGCCAATCCCGCTGCGTTCGCGCAAGCCGTGCTCGATCTGCTCGGCGACGAGCCGCGCTGGCTTGCGGCGCAACAGGCGGGACTGGCGCGCGTGCGGCGTTTCTATACGAAGGCGCAGATGATCGATCAATATCGTGTGCTGTATCAGCGTTTGATGGTGGCGCCTTCGCAAGTCAAAGCGGCTGAAGGCAAGCAGGGCGGCGGTTGCCCGATGCATGCGGGCAGGGCCGCAGCGGCACAGTCGACACAGACGGAAGGGGTGCGCTGA
- a CDS encoding purine-cytosine permease family protein produces the protein MSSSPTEINNSSITTVETFGFERIPDASRYARPIDLFRLLFGGCNTFSTSVLGSFPVLLGLSFWAGVASIVIGVLVGSCILAPMSLFGMRNGTNDPVSSGAHFGIHGRIVGSFLALLTSVAFFSLAVWSSGDALVGGANHLLGLPVNGFTLSAAYGVFAVLVLTVCIYGFRFMLWVNKIAVWTASLLFIAGIFAFAGPFDTHYAGKFAMGAVGFWPAFVSAVLVALSNPVSFASTMGDWARYIPQNTPRHRTMLAVMIAQIATFVPFFFGLATATIIAQKAPDFIASNNYVGGLLAISPNWFFLPVCLIAIIGGMSTGTTALYGTGLDMSSMFPKLLNRVRATFLIGCAAIGFIFLGRFVFNLVESVSTFSVLINTCSCPWMVIMIIGYVTRRGFYLSDDLQVFNRGGRGGHYWFTHGWNWRAMGAWVPSALTGLCFVNLPDQFVGPLGELAGGLDISLPVALTMACTLYVTLLQCFPEPDGVYGPQGRRWLRGSHKATHARIKVVEPRTAEGMRGNRMTAPREEVFDTQDAA, from the coding sequence ATGAGCAGCAGCCCCACCGAGATCAACAACAGCAGCATCACGACAGTCGAGACCTTTGGTTTCGAACGCATTCCCGACGCGTCCCGCTATGCGCGGCCCATCGATCTGTTCCGCCTGCTGTTCGGCGGCTGCAATACGTTTTCCACTTCCGTACTCGGCAGCTTTCCCGTGCTGCTCGGCCTGTCGTTCTGGGCGGGCGTCGCGTCGATCGTGATCGGCGTGCTGGTCGGCTCGTGCATTCTTGCGCCGATGAGTCTGTTCGGCATGCGCAACGGCACGAACGATCCTGTTTCGTCGGGTGCGCACTTTGGTATTCATGGACGGATCGTCGGTTCGTTTCTCGCGCTGCTGACGTCTGTCGCGTTCTTTTCACTCGCGGTGTGGAGCTCGGGCGATGCGCTCGTGGGCGGCGCGAATCATCTGCTTGGGCTGCCTGTGAACGGCTTTACGCTGAGCGCCGCATACGGCGTCTTCGCGGTGCTCGTGCTGACCGTGTGCATCTACGGCTTTCGCTTCATGCTGTGGGTCAACAAAATTGCAGTGTGGACGGCGAGTTTGCTGTTCATCGCGGGCATCTTCGCGTTCGCCGGTCCGTTCGACACCCACTACGCCGGCAAGTTTGCGATGGGTGCGGTCGGCTTCTGGCCGGCTTTCGTGAGCGCGGTGCTCGTCGCGCTGAGCAATCCCGTTTCGTTTGCATCGACGATGGGCGACTGGGCGCGCTACATTCCGCAGAACACGCCGAGGCATCGCACGATGCTCGCCGTGATGATTGCGCAGATCGCGACGTTCGTGCCGTTCTTCTTCGGCCTCGCGACGGCGACGATCATCGCGCAGAAGGCGCCCGACTTTATCGCGTCGAACAACTATGTTGGCGGATTGCTGGCGATCTCGCCGAACTGGTTCTTCCTGCCCGTGTGTCTGATTGCGATCATCGGCGGCATGTCGACGGGTACGACGGCGCTGTACGGCACGGGCCTCGACATGTCGAGCATGTTCCCGAAGCTGCTCAACCGCGTGCGTGCGACGTTCCTGATCGGCTGTGCTGCGATCGGCTTCATCTTTCTCGGGCGCTTCGTGTTCAACCTCGTGGAAAGCGTGTCGACGTTCTCGGTGCTCATCAACACATGCAGCTGCCCGTGGATGGTGATCATGATCATCGGCTACGTGACGCGCCGCGGCTTCTATCTGTCCGACGACCTGCAGGTGTTCAATCGCGGCGGACGTGGCGGCCACTACTGGTTCACGCACGGCTGGAACTGGCGCGCGATGGGCGCATGGGTTCCGAGCGCGCTGACGGGCCTGTGTTTCGTCAATCTGCCGGATCAGTTCGTGGGCCCGCTCGGCGAACTCGCGGGTGGCCTCGATATCAGCTTGCCCGTTGCGTTGACGATGGCTTGTACGCTGTACGTGACGCTGCTGCAATGCTTCCCCGAGCCGGATGGCGTATATGGACCGCAAGGCCGACGATGGCTGCGCGGCAGCCACAAGGCCACGCATGCGCGGATCAAGGTGGTCGAACCGCGCACAGCGGAAGGCATGCGAGGCAACAGGATGACGGCGCCGCGCGAAGAAGTATTCGACACGCAGGATGCCGCGTAA
- a CDS encoding LysR family transcriptional regulator, which produces MLKAATFRQLKTLHTVAKLGSVSGAAEELRLTQPAVSLQIRLLEDAAGAPLLQRVGRGVQLTAAGEILARYALEILDLWNGAADDLAALHGEQGGTLRIGAITTAEYLIPPFLVRFTEARPQVKVQFKVGNRADIIRMLATHEIDLAVMGSPPRELRTVATAFAKHPMAFVASPSHALMKKKRLTLGDLESANLFVRERGSGTRSTVENLFRQAGHKLHIGSELSSNEAIKQLVEAGLGISFLSLHACSLEFQAGLLALLPLPDNPIERDWYVMHVSDKRLPHVASLFRDFLIEQGAKGSVPIPMPAVTAARKRRRA; this is translated from the coding sequence ATGTTAAAGGCAGCGACGTTTCGTCAATTGAAGACGCTTCATACGGTGGCGAAGCTTGGCAGCGTGTCGGGCGCGGCTGAAGAACTGCGGTTGACGCAGCCCGCCGTGTCGCTGCAAATCCGCTTGCTGGAAGACGCAGCGGGCGCGCCGCTCCTGCAGCGCGTGGGACGCGGCGTGCAACTGACGGCGGCGGGCGAGATCCTCGCGCGCTATGCGCTTGAAATTCTCGACCTGTGGAATGGCGCCGCCGACGATCTCGCCGCGTTGCACGGCGAGCAGGGCGGCACGCTGCGCATCGGCGCGATCACGACGGCCGAGTACCTGATCCCGCCGTTTCTCGTGCGCTTTACGGAAGCGCGTCCGCAAGTGAAGGTGCAGTTCAAGGTGGGCAATCGCGCGGACATCATCCGCATGCTCGCGACACATGAAATCGATCTCGCCGTGATGGGCAGCCCGCCGCGTGAATTGCGCACGGTCGCTACCGCATTCGCGAAGCATCCGATGGCATTCGTCGCGTCACCTTCGCATGCGCTGATGAAAAAGAAACGCCTCACGCTTGGCGATCTGGAATCGGCGAACCTGTTCGTGCGCGAGCGGGGCTCGGGCACGCGCTCGACGGTCGAAAACCTGTTCAGGCAGGCGGGTCACAAGCTTCATATCGGTTCCGAGCTGTCGAGCAACGAGGCGATCAAGCAACTGGTGGAAGCGGGGCTCGGCATTTCGTTTCTGTCGCTGCACGCGTGCTCGCTGGAATTTCAGGCGGGGTTGCTGGCGCTGTTGCCGCTGCCCGACAACCCGATCGAACGCGACTGGTATGTGATGCATGTGTCCGACAAGCGCCTGCCGCATGTCGCGAGCCTGTTCCGCGACTTCCTGATCGAACAGGGTGCGAAGGGCAGCGTGCCAATTCCGATGCCTGCCGTTACGGCCGCGAGGAAGCGCCGCCGCGCGTGA
- a CDS encoding NAD(P)/FAD-dependent oxidoreductase, whose amino-acid sequence MTSIDRHTASSTRTAPHRIVVVGGGVGGLGLATRLGESLGKSGHAQVVLVDRSPTHFWKPLLHEAASGQIDPATHQLQFAVQARRHGFEFEQGALQSLDRAERHITISATRDDNGREVLPAREIAFDTLVLALGSVTNYFGVKGAEQHALPLESVTHAESFRRKLLDACTRANHVRRVSGAQQVQPVSINIIGAGATGVELAAALRDSIRLMHRYSLFALDPERDFRIRLIEGTERVLPALSQRISARAQRILGGLGVEVLTTTRVTEVRADAVLTHDGQHLPSDIAIWTAGIAGPPVLRVLDGIDVNRNAQVLVTRTLQTTKDANVFALGDCAACPSHADGFLAPRAQVAHQQAMFLARALKCRVGGEALPEFTYRDAGTLVGFGDVGTIGSLSGLRERPVFVDGWLATVVYRLIYRRHVMTVTGFARMALDTASHWLRRRVHPVIRLH is encoded by the coding sequence ATGACCTCGATCGATCGACACACCGCAAGTAGCACACGAACTGCGCCGCACCGAATCGTCGTCGTTGGCGGCGGCGTGGGTGGACTGGGACTCGCAACGCGTCTTGGCGAATCGCTCGGCAAGAGCGGGCACGCGCAAGTCGTCCTCGTCGACCGCTCGCCGACGCACTTCTGGAAGCCGCTGCTGCACGAAGCCGCGTCAGGCCAGATCGATCCCGCCACGCATCAACTGCAATTCGCGGTGCAGGCGCGGCGTCACGGCTTCGAGTTCGAACAGGGTGCGCTGCAATCGCTCGATCGCGCGGAGCGTCACATCACGATCAGCGCAACGCGTGATGACAATGGCCGCGAAGTGCTCCCCGCACGTGAAATTGCATTCGATACGCTCGTGCTGGCGCTCGGCAGCGTGACCAACTACTTCGGTGTCAAGGGCGCGGAGCAACATGCGCTGCCGCTGGAGTCTGTCACGCACGCGGAATCGTTCCGCCGCAAGCTGCTCGATGCCTGCACGCGGGCGAATCATGTGCGGCGCGTAAGCGGCGCGCAACAGGTGCAGCCGGTGTCGATCAATATCATCGGCGCGGGTGCGACGGGCGTCGAGCTTGCAGCGGCGTTGCGCGATAGCATCCGTTTGATGCACCGCTACAGCCTTTTCGCACTCGACCCGGAGCGCGACTTTCGCATTCGGCTGATTGAAGGCACGGAGCGTGTGCTGCCCGCGCTGTCGCAACGCATCTCAGCGCGCGCGCAGCGGATACTCGGCGGTCTCGGCGTCGAAGTGCTCACGACTACACGCGTGACGGAAGTGCGCGCGGATGCCGTGCTCACCCACGACGGCCAGCATCTGCCGAGCGACATCGCGATCTGGACCGCGGGCATCGCCGGGCCGCCTGTGTTGCGCGTGCTCGACGGCATCGACGTGAACCGCAATGCGCAGGTGCTCGTGACGCGCACGTTGCAAACCACGAAGGATGCGAACGTCTTCGCGCTCGGCGATTGCGCAGCCTGCCCTTCGCATGCGGATGGCTTTCTCGCGCCGCGCGCCCAGGTTGCGCATCAGCAGGCGATGTTCCTGGCACGCGCGCTGAAGTGCCGTGTCGGCGGTGAAGCGCTGCCCGAGTTCACGTATCGCGATGCGGGCACGCTGGTCGGGTTCGGCGATGTGGGCACGATCGGCAGCCTGAGCGGCCTGCGCGAGCGGCCTGTGTTCGTCGACGGCTGGCTTGCCACCGTCGTGTACCGGCTGATCTATCGCCGGCACGTGATGACGGTCACCGGCTTCGCGCGCATGGCGCTCGATACGGCGAGCCATTGGCTGCGACGCCGCGTGCATCCCGTGATCCGGCTGCATTGA
- a CDS encoding endo alpha-1,4 polygalactosaminidase encodes MTASSFARLGVSWIVVACAAVVILLLSVAWVRPALAACKRASSTGIGAVAFFYGANVQAERFEPFDTVVIEPDSGFDPRAHTAHCPNWYAYVSVGEVTKERAYYAQMPKTWFAGSNAAWSSTVVDQSASGWPAFFVDQIIKPLWERGYRGFFLDTLDSYQLVAKTDAERMQQQAGIGAVLRELKARYPQARLILNRGFEILPQVHDQVAAVAFESLFGRWDQANQRYDEVPGNDREWLLAQAREIHERYSLPVISIDYCPPEDEACRREIVQKISALGIVPYVADGGLQTIGMSHSIIKDAEPLTKVSLTR; translated from the coding sequence ATGACAGCCAGTTCGTTCGCCCGTCTGGGCGTTTCGTGGATCGTCGTCGCTTGCGCGGCGGTGGTCATCCTGTTGCTGTCGGTTGCGTGGGTGCGGCCCGCGCTGGCCGCGTGCAAGCGGGCTTCGTCGACGGGGATCGGGGCGGTTGCGTTCTTCTACGGCGCGAACGTGCAGGCCGAGCGCTTCGAACCGTTTGATACCGTGGTGATCGAACCCGACAGCGGTTTCGATCCGCGCGCGCATACGGCGCATTGCCCGAACTGGTACGCGTATGTGAGCGTCGGCGAAGTGACGAAAGAGCGCGCGTACTATGCGCAGATGCCGAAGACGTGGTTCGCGGGCAGCAATGCGGCGTGGTCGTCGACGGTTGTCGATCAGAGTGCTTCGGGATGGCCCGCGTTTTTCGTCGACCAGATCATCAAGCCGTTGTGGGAACGCGGCTATCGCGGCTTTTTTCTCGATACACTGGATTCGTATCAGCTCGTCGCGAAGACGGACGCCGAACGGATGCAGCAGCAGGCGGGTATTGGCGCGGTGTTGCGCGAATTGAAGGCCCGCTACCCGCAAGCGCGGCTGATACTGAACCGGGGCTTTGAAATTCTGCCGCAGGTGCATGATCAGGTTGCGGCCGTCGCGTTCGAATCGTTGTTCGGCCGCTGGGATCAGGCGAATCAGCGCTACGACGAAGTACCCGGCAACGACCGCGAATGGCTGCTCGCCCAGGCCCGCGAGATACACGAGCGCTACAGCCTGCCCGTCATTTCAATCGATTATTGTCCGCCGGAAGACGAAGCCTGCCGCCGTGAGATCGTGCAGAAGATCAGCGCGCTCGGCATCGTGCCGTACGTGGCCGATGGCGGGTTGCAGACCATCGGCATGAGCCACTCGATCATCAAAGACGCCGAACCGCTGACGAAGGTCTCGCTCACGCGCTGA